The proteins below come from a single Diceros bicornis minor isolate mBicDic1 chromosome 3, mDicBic1.mat.cur, whole genome shotgun sequence genomic window:
- the LOC131393482 gene encoding olfactory receptor 2T29-like, translated as MDNTTWVANDTGQSDFILLGIFGQSKHPTLLWVVIFVLLLTALSGNTILIFLIYSDAHLHTPMYFFISQLSLMDMMYISVTVPKMLMDQVIGVNNISAPKCGMQMFLYVTLGGSECFLLAAMAYDRYVAICYPFHYPILMNHKVCILLAFGCWFLGSLDGFMLTSVTMTLAFCKSQEIHHFFCEVPAVMKLSCSDTSLYETLIYLCCVLMLLIPLTVISSSYFFILLTIYRMNSAKGRKKALTTCTSHMTVVILFYGAGIYNYMLPSSYHTPEKDMMASVFYTILTPVLNPLIYSLRNKDVTGAVKKMLNVGTVLQEAIK; from the coding sequence ATGGACAACACAACCTGGGTGGCCAATGACACTGGACAGTCAGATTTCATCCTTTTGGGAATCTTCGGTCAATCCAAGCACCCAACTCTTCTTTGGGTGGTCATTTTTGTGCTTCTCCTGACAGCCTTGTCTGGAAACACCATCCTGATCTTTCTGATATACTCTGATGcccacctccacacccccatgtactttttcATCAGTCAGTTGTCTCTCATGGACATGATGTACATTTCTGTCACTGTGCCCAAGATGCTTATGGATCAGGTCATAGGTGTGAATAATATCTCAGCCCCCAAATGTGGGATGCAAATGTTCCTCTATGTGACGCTAGGAGGTTCAGAATGTTTCCTTCTAGCTGCCATGGCCTATGATCGTTATGTAGCCATTTGCTACCCTTTTCATTATCCTATCCTCATGAACCATAAGGTATGCATCCTTCTAGCATTTGGCTGCTGGTTTCTGGGATCTTTGGATGGCTTCATGCTCACATCTGTCACTATGACTTTAGCCTTCTGTAAATCCCAAGAGATCCATCATTTCTTTTGTGAAGTCCCTGCTGTAATGAAGCTCTCCTGCTCAGACACTTCCCTCTATGAGACACTCATATACTTGTGCTGTGTCCTTATGCTTCTCATTCCTCTGACAGTCATTTCAAGCTCTTATTTTTTCATCCTGCTCACTATCTACAGGATGAACTCAGCGAAGGGCCGAAAGAAGGCCTTAACCACTTGTACCTCCCATATGACTGTGGTCATCCTCTTTTATGGGGCTGGCATTTACAACTATATGCTTCCCAGCTCCTACCATACCCCTGAGAAGGACATGATGGCATCTGTCTTTTATACCATTCTCACTCCTGTGCTAAACCCTTTAATCTATAGTCTCAGAAATAAAGATGTCACAGGGGCtgtaaaaaaaatgttgaatgtGGGAACTGTTCTTCAAGAagctataaaatag